The Labilibaculum sp. sequence TTGATCGCAGGTATTTTATTTTTCCTACCTAATTTATGGAAAGTTGCTGCTGTAATTACTTCTGGATTGATGCTTGGAGCAATTGGTTTTCATTTATTTACCTCGGTAGGTATTGTTGTTGAATATGATGGGACTTCTGATGGAGGCGAATTGTTTGTTATGGCAGTAATCGCGTTGATCTTTAGTTGTATACTAATGTATAGGGCTAATTTACCAGAAATGTATAGGAGTTATTTCCCCCAAAGAGATTAGATTTAATGATAGAAAAGATTTTATATCAAGAGAAATTAGATTGTTCTTGTAGTAGTTTTTGTGTGCAGCATCAGGAATAATTGATTCGGCACTTTTTTTTAGGATTATTGTT is a genomic window containing:
- a CDS encoding DoxX family protein — its product is MKSKRKYRTVEMLLRIVTAIILIQTLHFKFSGHPEAVHIFSVIGIDPWGRFGVGAIELIAGILFFLPNLWKVAAVITSGLMLGAIGFHLFTSVGIVVEYDGTSDGGELFVMAVIALIFSCILMYRANLPEMYRSYFPQRD